One genomic segment of Fusobacterium sp. DD2 includes these proteins:
- the dnaB gene encoding replicative DNA helicase, which yields MPNIEDLKRIPSSIEAERSVLGGIFLRPDAFGDIVGMLSPADFYKNAHALIYEAMRDVYNSGTKIDAVVVANKLKKNEKFDEIIGDQLLYEIITEVPTAANVMEYAKIVKEKATLRKLGEVGTKIVELAYEGYEEVDNILDKAEGLIFKISENADNKDLVSLKDVIAQEFVRLEKVYQNKGVATGISSGYSDFDQMTSGFHESDLIILAARPAMGKTAFALNIALNAAMKSEKAVLLFSLEMSSSQLLQRLLAIEAGIALQKIRNGFLDPDDWGKLGLASMKLSNSEINIADLPNVNVLEIRAIARRLKAAGKLDMIIIDYLQLIRGSSSKGDSRQQEISEISRALKGIARELDIPIIALSQLSRAPEMRADRRPMLSDLRESGAIEQDADMVIFLYRDDYYNEESEDKGITEVIIGKQRNGPVGTVKLRYFHEYTKFEGFTTMVD from the coding sequence ATGCCAAATATAGAAGATTTAAAAAGAATTCCAAGCAGTATAGAGGCTGAGAGATCAGTTCTAGGAGGAATATTCTTACGGCCAGATGCCTTTGGTGATATTGTAGGAATGCTTAGTCCTGCAGACTTCTATAAAAATGCCCATGCTCTTATATATGAAGCTATGCGTGATGTCTATAATAGCGGAACTAAAATCGATGCTGTAGTTGTTGCTAATAAACTCAAAAAAAATGAAAAATTTGATGAGATAATTGGGGATCAGCTTCTTTATGAAATAATTACAGAGGTCCCTACTGCAGCAAACGTTATGGAATATGCTAAAATAGTAAAAGAGAAGGCAACATTAAGAAAGCTTGGAGAAGTTGGAACTAAAATTGTTGAACTTGCATATGAAGGATATGAAGAAGTAGATAACATCCTGGATAAAGCTGAAGGACTTATATTTAAGATTTCAGAAAATGCAGACAATAAAGATCTTGTCAGCTTAAAAGATGTTATTGCTCAGGAGTTTGTAAGACTTGAAAAAGTATATCAAAATAAAGGAGTAGCCACTGGAATCTCAAGTGGTTATTCTGATTTTGACCAGATGACCAGTGGATTTCACGAATCTGACCTTATAATATTGGCCGCAAGACCAGCTATGGGAAAAACAGCCTTTGCACTTAACATCGCTTTAAATGCAGCTATGAAAAGTGAAAAAGCTGTTCTTCTTTTCAGTCTTGAGATGTCTAGTTCACAATTGTTGCAAAGACTTTTAGCTATTGAAGCTGGAATCGCTTTGCAAAAGATTAGAAATGGATTTTTAGATCCTGATGATTGGGGAAAGTTAGGACTTGCAAGTATGAAATTATCTAACTCTGAAATAAATATTGCCGATTTGCCCAATGTCAATGTTCTTGAGATAAGAGCTATTGCCAGAAGACTTAAAGCTGCTGGAAAACTTGATATGATAATAATTGACTATCTGCAACTTATAAGAGGAAGCAGTAGCAAGGGAGATAGCAGACAACAGGAAATTTCTGAAATATCAAGAGCATTAAAGGGTATTGCAAGAGAACTTGATATACCTATAATTGCTCTTTCACAGCTTTCGAGAGCCCCAGAAATGAGAGCTGATAGAAGACCTATGCTTTCAGACTTAAGAGAGTCTGGAGCCATAGAACAAGACGCAGATATGGTTATATTCCTTTACAGAGATGATTATTACAATGAAGAGTCTGAAGATAAAGGTATAACAGAAGTAATCATTGGTAAACAGAGAAATGGACCCGTTGGAACAGTTAAACTTAGATATTTCCACGAATACACCAAATTTGAAGGCTTTACTACAATGGTTGATTAA
- the rplI gene encoding 50S ribosomal protein L9, whose protein sequence is MAKVQVILTEDVAGQGRKGDVISVSDGYAHNFIVKNNKGIIATPEEMKKIENRKKKAAKREAEEKVKAEEVKKILESRKIEVPVKTGDNGKLFGAITNKEVAAAIEYSFNIKIDRKKIDCNIKSLGDHVATVKLHTDVKAEVKIIAVAQ, encoded by the coding sequence ATGGCAAAAGTACAAGTTATCTTAACAGAAGATGTTGCAGGACAAGGAAGAAAAGGAGACGTAATATCTGTATCTGACGGATATGCACACAACTTTATTGTTAAAAATAATAAAGGTATAATTGCAACACCAGAAGAAATGAAAAAAATAGAAAATAGAAAGAAAAAAGCAGCTAAAAGAGAAGCTGAAGAAAAAGTTAAAGCTGAAGAAGTTAAAAAAATATTAGAAAGCAGAAAAATTGAAGTACCTGTTAAAACAGGAGACAATGGAAAATTATTTGGAGCTATTACAAATAAAGAGGTTGCTGCTGCAATTGAATATTCTTTCAATATTAAAATTGACAGAAAAAAAATTGATTGCAATATAAAATCATTAGGTGACCACGTAGCTACTGTAAAACTTCACACAGATGTTAAAGCTGAGGTAAAAATAATCGCTGTAGCTCAATAG
- the dnaX gene encoding DNA polymerase III subunit gamma/tau, whose amino-acid sequence MHITLYRKYRPKNFEEMAGQKEIVRTIKNSLKNGKTSHAYLFTGPRGVGKTTLARLIAKGVNCLESEVTDEPCNKCENCLAINNGTFMDMIEIDAASNRGIDEIRQLKEKINYQPVKGRKKIYIIDEVHMLTKEAFNALLKTLEEPPEHVIFILATTEVDKILPTIVSRCQRYDFKALSMEEMKEKLKYICEQEKIDTEDDIFEIIYENSGGSMRDAISILERLMVTCLNEKITVEKCETVLGVTPVKQMKDFLEKVQKRDYVALVKTLDNYWNESIEIEDFFKDFAKYCKNLMSKNQLDIKEGLSIIDNIFTSLSKFKYEEDKRLVGYVIIDNLLKSTQPVAEKVIEKIVEKHVEAQPVKAASPAPSDSLEGVTLEQISRKWNDIVKEAKKEKITLGAFLIAAKPYKVEGDTLYIGFNPESTFCKEQMENKMYHEVFLEVVKKLVNPKIKIKYITVGKKKATEDDNSDFTKKIVDFFGGEIMV is encoded by the coding sequence ATGCATATAACTTTATATAGAAAATACCGTCCTAAAAACTTTGAAGAGATGGCTGGTCAAAAAGAGATAGTTAGAACTATTAAAAACTCTCTTAAAAATGGAAAAACATCCCATGCTTATCTTTTTACAGGACCTAGAGGAGTTGGAAAGACTACTCTTGCAAGACTTATTGCAAAAGGGGTAAACTGTCTTGAAAGTGAAGTGACAGATGAGCCATGCAACAAGTGTGAAAACTGTCTTGCAATAAACAATGGTACCTTTATGGATATGATAGAGATTGACGCAGCTTCAAATAGAGGTATTGACGAGATAAGACAGCTTAAAGAAAAGATAAATTATCAGCCTGTTAAAGGACGTAAAAAAATATACATAATAGACGAGGTTCATATGCTTACAAAGGAAGCTTTTAATGCTCTTTTGAAGACCTTAGAAGAACCTCCTGAACATGTTATCTTTATTCTTGCTACTACTGAAGTGGACAAAATTCTTCCAACAATAGTATCAAGATGTCAAAGATATGATTTTAAAGCTCTTTCTATGGAAGAGATGAAAGAAAAACTTAAATATATTTGTGAACAGGAAAAGATTGACACTGAAGATGATATTTTTGAAATAATATATGAAAACTCTGGGGGAAGTATGAGAGATGCCATATCAATTTTAGAAAGATTGATGGTAACATGTCTCAATGAAAAAATCACAGTGGAAAAATGTGAAACTGTATTAGGTGTTACCCCTGTCAAACAGATGAAAGACTTTTTAGAAAAAGTCCAAAAAAGAGATTATGTTGCTTTAGTTAAAACTTTAGACAACTATTGGAATGAATCAATTGAAATAGAGGACTTTTTTAAAGATTTTGCAAAATATTGTAAAAATCTTATGTCAAAAAATCAGCTTGATATAAAAGAGGGATTATCGATAATTGATAATATATTTACATCTCTTAGCAAGTTTAAATATGAGGAAGATAAAAGACTTGTTGGATATGTAATTATTGATAATCTTTTAAAATCAACTCAGCCTGTTGCTGAAAAAGTTATTGAAAAAATAGTAGAAAAGCATGTTGAAGCACAACCTGTTAAAGCCGCTTCACCTGCACCATCTGATTCTTTAGAAGGTGTCACTTTAGAGCAAATTTCTAGAAAATGGAATGACATTGTTAAAGAAGCAAAAAAAGAGAAGATTACTTTAGGAGCTTTCTTAATTGCTGCTAAACCTTATAAAGTTGAAGGTGATACTCTCTATATTGGGTTTAATCCAGAGAGCACTTTCTGTAAGGAACAGATGGAAAATAAAATGTATCACGAAGTTTTCTTAGAAGTTGTAAAAAAATTAGTTAATCCTAAAATTAAGATAAAATATATAACTGTTGGGAAGAAAAAAGCAACTGAAGATGACAATAGTGACTTTACTAAAAAAATAGTTGATTTTTTCGGTGGAGAAATCATGGTATAA
- a CDS encoding sigma-54 dependent transcriptional regulator: MVLLGFRLEKSLREELENNFENELTFAEDITKFVDCLKTKKYEIIVIEEKNLQEEALINLIKMVREHQKKGVIIVLGETSNLKVVAGSIKAGAYDYVLKPLEAPEIVKILEKSVKDFKLLAERIDKHKSTGDKLIGQTKQIVELYKMIGKVAMSRLPVLVFGEKGTGKTSVAKAIHQFSDWSGKPLISLNCTSYQNDLLARKLFGYEKGAFKGAVFPQIGELEKANGGTLHLGNIESLSLDMQSKILYFLEEGKFFRLGGAEPIEIDIRVVATTCVNLEELINQGKFIDELYRKLRVLEVNIPPLRDRKDDIPLIIDHYLIECNDELHKNIKGISKPALKKILRYDWPGNVNELKNAVKSAVALCRGTSVLIDDLPSNVLGTKITKKKGDALTSDLKEWIKSEIDVFKKNNQKDYYGNIISKVEKELIRQVLQITNGKKVETAEILGITRNTLRTKMSNYGLE, translated from the coding sequence TTGGTTCTTTTAGGATTTAGATTAGAAAAGAGCTTGAGAGAGGAATTAGAAAACAATTTTGAAAATGAACTTACTTTTGCTGAGGACATTACAAAATTTGTTGACTGTCTAAAGACAAAAAAATACGAGATTATAGTAATTGAAGAAAAGAATTTACAGGAAGAAGCTCTGATTAATCTTATTAAAATGGTAAGAGAGCACCAAAAAAAAGGTGTTATAATTGTACTTGGAGAAACTTCTAACTTAAAAGTCGTAGCTGGAAGTATTAAAGCAGGTGCATATGACTATGTACTAAAACCTTTAGAGGCTCCTGAAATAGTAAAAATACTGGAAAAGTCTGTAAAAGATTTTAAACTGTTAGCTGAAAGAATAGATAAACATAAAAGCACAGGAGATAAGCTGATAGGACAAACTAAACAGATTGTTGAACTTTATAAAATGATAGGTAAAGTGGCAATGAGTAGACTTCCAGTTCTAGTATTTGGAGAAAAAGGAACAGGAAAAACAAGTGTGGCTAAAGCAATACACCAATTTAGCGATTGGTCTGGCAAACCTTTAATAAGTCTTAACTGTACTTCATACCAAAATGATCTACTAGCTAGAAAATTATTTGGATATGAAAAAGGAGCATTTAAAGGAGCAGTTTTCCCACAAATTGGAGAACTTGAAAAAGCTAATGGTGGAACACTACACCTTGGTAATATTGAATCTTTAAGTTTAGATATGCAATCTAAGATACTTTATTTTCTTGAAGAGGGTAAATTCTTCAGATTAGGTGGAGCAGAACCTATAGAGATAGATATAAGAGTGGTAGCTACAACTTGTGTAAACCTTGAGGAACTTATAAATCAAGGAAAATTTATAGATGAACTTTATAGAAAATTAAGAGTTTTAGAAGTAAATATTCCACCTTTAAGAGATAGAAAGGATGATATTCCACTTATAATTGACCACTATCTTATTGAATGTAATGATGAACTTCATAAAAATATCAAAGGTATCAGTAAACCAGCACTTAAAAAAATATTAAGATATGACTGGCCTGGCAATGTAAATGAACTTAAAAATGCAGTTAAATCTGCTGTTGCACTTTGCCGTGGTACATCTGTTTTAATAGATGATTTACCTAGCAATGTACTTGGTACTAAGATAACAAAGAAAAAGGGAGATGCACTTACATCTGATTTAAAAGAATGGATTAAAAGTGAAATCGATGTCTTTAAGAAAAATAATCAGAAGGATTATTATGGTAATATAATTTCCAAAGTAGAAAAAGAGCTTATTCGTCAGGTATTGCAAATTACTAATGGTAAAAAAGTAGAAACTGCAGAGATACTTGGAATAACAAGAAATACTTTGAGGACAAAAATGAGTAATTATGGTTTGGAGTAA
- a CDS encoding energy transducer TonB, translated as MRREDGISFFLSIIINIIILLLIPSLSAKHVANKKIKIGLVAYDNRDKKVFDGKKNSNSQQKKITSEIDKNKKTAEPKKDEKPKKDPNKVDLAALDSIAKKIVAPKVDVLSVAKAERENKTLVTPKKQYEQIKSSTPKPELKNDIKLEKEPIPEKIENLDLNNDKIKFNSEAGKDQEFDRILHFSDGTEGLPSGYRLGTEDGDIVARWDNSNKEPVYPESAQARGLHGTVKIRMNIDENGNVRSLKLEKGSGVPEINNAIEEVGRTWKIYLSKNGLNVQGDVILEYNFVLK; from the coding sequence ATGAGAAGAGAAGATGGCATAAGTTTTTTCCTATCCATTATAATCAATATCATTATTCTTCTCCTGATACCAAGTCTAAGTGCTAAGCATGTAGCTAATAAAAAAATAAAAATTGGACTTGTAGCTTATGACAACAGGGATAAAAAAGTCTTTGATGGAAAGAAAAACAGCAATAGTCAACAGAAAAAAATCACTTCTGAAATTGATAAAAATAAAAAAACTGCTGAGCCTAAAAAAGATGAAAAACCTAAAAAGGACCCAAATAAAGTCGACTTGGCAGCTCTTGACAGTATTGCCAAAAAAATTGTAGCTCCTAAAGTTGATGTCTTAAGCGTTGCAAAAGCTGAAAGAGAAAATAAAACTCTTGTAACTCCTAAAAAACAGTATGAACAGATAAAAAGTTCTACTCCTAAACCAGAACTGAAAAATGATATTAAGCTGGAAAAAGAACCTATCCCTGAAAAAATAGAAAATCTTGATTTAAATAATGATAAGATTAAATTTAACTCAGAAGCAGGAAAGGATCAGGAATTTGATAGAATTCTACATTTTTCAGATGGAACAGAAGGACTTCCAAGTGGTTATAGGCTTGGAACAGAGGATGGAGATATTGTAGCTAGATGGGATAATAGTAATAAGGAGCCTGTATATCCTGAAAGTGCTCAGGCAAGAGGTCTTCATGGAACAGTTAAAATAAGAATGAATATTGATGAAAATGGAAATGTTCGTAGTTTAAAACTTGAAAAAGGTAGTGGAGTCCCTGAAATTAATAACGCTATTGAAGAAGTTGGAAGAACATGGAAAATTTATTTAAGTAAAAATGGACTTAATGTCCAAGGTGATGTTATACTAGAATATAACTTTGTTTTAAAATAA
- a CDS encoding biopolymer transporter ExbD — protein sequence MKIERQRRKGELILELTPLIDVVFLLLIFFLVATTFDDMKAGIKIDLPQSTIKEISDIKEIQILVDRNKNMVMNFKENGKTQQIPVNKDSLKSKLAEKLDKMQDKNVIISADKKLDYGYIVDIMTISKEAGAQSLDIDTSSKR from the coding sequence ATGAAAATTGAAAGACAAAGAAGAAAAGGAGAGCTAATTCTTGAACTTACTCCTTTGATAGACGTTGTGTTTCTTTTACTGATATTCTTCCTGGTAGCTACCACCTTTGATGATATGAAAGCTGGTATTAAAATAGATTTACCACAATCTACTATAAAGGAGATTTCAGATATTAAAGAGATTCAAATCCTGGTTGATAGAAATAAAAACATGGTTATGAATTTCAAAGAAAATGGTAAAACACAACAGATTCCTGTAAACAAGGATAGTTTAAAAAGCAAACTTGCAGAAAAACTTGACAAAATGCAGGATAAAAATGTTATTATAAGTGCTGATAAAAAATTAGACTATGGTTACATTGTAGATATTATGACAATCTCTAAAGAGGCAGGAGCACAATCATTAGATATTGATACTTCTAGCAAAAGATAG
- a CDS encoding MotA/TolQ/ExbB proton channel family protein, with amino-acid sequence MYYLTNGGLLMYFILIMSIIGLSAIIERLIYFFRNEKNNKSGLPNEVKGCLDNGDIKNALIIVNKEHSSTSKVIKDVLIEIYKNPSASPAKLEEKAKEKAMIQLKYLERNMWIISLTAHLTPLLGLLGTVTGMIKAFQAVALHGTGDPAVLANGISEALFTTAGGLFVAIPALIFYNYFNKKIDRIVGDMEITTTELINHYRG; translated from the coding sequence ATGTACTATTTAACAAACGGCGGATTACTAATGTATTTTATCCTCATTATGTCAATAATTGGTCTTAGTGCTATTATTGAGAGGCTGATATACTTCTTTAGAAATGAAAAAAACAATAAAAGCGGACTTCCTAATGAAGTTAAAGGGTGCCTTGATAACGGAGATATTAAAAATGCTCTTATAATTGTAAATAAGGAGCATTCTTCAACATCTAAAGTAATAAAGGATGTACTTATTGAGATATATAAAAATCCAAGTGCAAGTCCTGCAAAACTTGAAGAAAAAGCAAAAGAAAAGGCTATGATTCAACTTAAATACTTAGAAAGAAATATGTGGATTATATCTTTAACAGCTCACCTTACTCCACTACTTGGATTACTAGGTACAGTTACAGGTATGATTAAAGCATTCCAGGCAGTGGCATTACATGGAACTGGAGATCCAGCAGTCCTTGCAAATGGTATTTCAGAAGCTCTTTTCACAACAGCAGGAGGATTATTTGTAGCTATTCCGGCTTTGATATTCTACAACTACTTCAACAAAAAGATAGATAGAATAGTTGGAGATATGGAGATAACTACAACTGAACTTATTAATCATTATAGAGGGTAG
- a CDS encoding tetratricopeptide repeat protein: MKRKYFATALIFALSMASFASERDDLKFVDELYKQKNFDMAIVESKEFLDKYPTSKYNKSIMDRIAKVYFLQENYDDAIKYFKMLLMTGDLGRKEKPEIEYYLVRSYAALGDKNTSMEYLKLIDPKNDYYDKAILDSATAYLAKEHYKDAEDAYALISKDSKYYSDVLLNMALLSYNQKNYDQCINYVEKYSNERGKKHKEFMYYLLGSAYYKKNNIDSAIEAFDKAIDADKDSAYGQRAILNLIEIYSNRGDIKTTEEKIALLKNPTDYNEGLRILGDSYATKGEYEKAIEYYSQIKDLNNPKLLYSYGFSLFKLGRLKEAQTYFESLKNTSYYNQAMYYIFAIDYQLKNYKKIIDNREEIKRVIVNQQDTESINLIIANSAYELGKLNLSRDYYGRMYAANPNAENLYRILIIDNKIEDLEDMQIRFNEYKNKFSAAGEKKKNIYLAMGELYYKKGKLDEAANVYKEYLGTSQDFDILNNLITTLLAGKKYDEMLEYLSQMDDALDNMYLKGVAYIGIGKYNEAAEYFKKIEETPNVSPELLEKVQINKVRNRFLAEDYKNAIGNAEVYIHEYPQGENVGEALDKMAISYFRLDDFDKSRETYERLKTIPGYEEYAQFQIADSYYGQKNYEKAMENYSLVAHNFPNGKYTENANYWYLNSLVNLGNIDQFEIEKKAFLERYPNSPMKENIYILSGQIYENSGNADKIIKNYRALYENAKNDNVKEEAATKILDALLAQNKVEEAMESVSNVKNEEIKGYYKSLILERENKKEEAIKEYEKLFQGTKYKEMAGIKLGDYYFDKKIYDKAKIYYTGVDELENSRYKDFVLLQLSTINELQGKNKDALRGYTKGYVMYNGNYSKISKFKAAQVAEKLQNNKEAEKLYKELYDDKDFEHRDFALEKLLYFSLKRQNKVQAKKYFTELQKLDKQAASKYNQFFNN, from the coding sequence CTTAAAATTTGTAGACGAACTTTATAAACAGAAAAACTTTGATATGGCTATTGTTGAATCTAAAGAGTTTTTAGATAAATATCCAACATCTAAATATAATAAAAGCATTATGGATAGAATTGCAAAGGTATATTTTTTACAGGAAAACTATGACGATGCGATTAAATATTTTAAAATGCTTCTTATGACTGGGGATTTGGGAAGAAAAGAAAAACCAGAGATAGAGTATTATCTTGTAAGATCTTATGCTGCCCTTGGTGATAAAAACACAAGTATGGAATATTTAAAACTTATAGATCCTAAAAATGATTATTATGATAAAGCTATTCTAGACAGTGCTACTGCTTATCTTGCTAAAGAACATTATAAAGATGCAGAAGATGCATATGCACTTATCAGTAAAGATAGCAAATATTACAGTGATGTCCTTTTAAACATGGCCTTACTATCATATAATCAGAAAAATTATGATCAGTGTATAAACTATGTAGAAAAATATTCAAATGAAAGAGGTAAAAAGCACAAGGAGTTTATGTATTATCTTCTTGGTTCTGCATATTACAAAAAGAATAATATTGATTCTGCAATAGAGGCATTTGATAAGGCTATTGATGCAGATAAAGATAGTGCATATGGCCAAAGAGCAATCCTTAACCTAATTGAAATTTATAGTAACAGAGGGGATATTAAAACAACTGAAGAAAAAATTGCACTTTTAAAAAATCCAACTGACTATAATGAAGGATTAAGAATACTTGGTGATTCATATGCTACAAAAGGAGAATATGAAAAAGCAATAGAGTATTATAGCCAAATAAAAGATCTAAATAATCCAAAGCTACTATACAGCTATGGATTTTCACTTTTTAAATTAGGAAGACTTAAAGAAGCTCAGACATATTTTGAAAGTCTTAAAAATACATCATACTACAATCAGGCTATGTACTATATATTTGCAATAGACTATCAGTTAAAAAATTACAAAAAAATAATTGATAATAGAGAAGAGATAAAAAGGGTTATTGTAAATCAACAGGATACTGAAAGCATAAATCTTATTATAGCTAACTCAGCATATGAACTTGGAAAACTGAATCTTTCCAGAGATTATTATGGAAGAATGTATGCAGCTAATCCAAATGCTGAAAATCTTTATAGAATACTTATCATAGATAACAAAATAGAAGATCTTGAAGATATGCAGATAAGATTTAATGAGTATAAGAATAAATTCTCTGCTGCTGGAGAGAAAAAGAAAAATATATATCTTGCAATGGGAGAGCTTTATTATAAAAAAGGCAAGTTAGATGAAGCTGCTAATGTATATAAGGAATATTTAGGTACAAGCCAGGATTTTGATATTTTAAATAACCTTATTACAACTTTACTTGCAGGAAAAAAATATGATGAGATGCTTGAATACTTATCTCAAATGGATGACGCACTTGATAACATGTATCTAAAAGGGGTAGCCTATATAGGTATTGGAAAATATAATGAAGCTGCTGAGTATTTTAAAAAAATAGAAGAAACTCCAAATGTATCACCAGAGCTTTTGGAAAAGGTTCAAATAAATAAAGTAAGAAATCGTTTCTTAGCAGAAGATTATAAAAATGCCATAGGAAATGCTGAAGTTTATATACATGAATATCCACAGGGAGAAAATGTTGGAGAAGCATTAGATAAGATGGCAATAAGTTATTTCAGATTAGATGACTTTGATAAGAGTAGAGAAACTTATGAACGTTTAAAAACTATTCCAGGATATGAAGAGTATGCTCAATTCCAAATTGCTGACAGCTATTATGGACAGAAAAATTATGAAAAAGCTATGGAAAACTACTCTTTAGTAGCACACAATTTCCCAAATGGAAAGTATACTGAAAATGCTAATTACTGGTATCTTAATTCTCTTGTTAATCTTGGAAATATAGATCAGTTTGAGATTGAGAAAAAGGCTTTTCTGGAAAGATATCCAAATAGTCCTATGAAAGAGAATATCTATATTCTTTCAGGTCAAATCTATGAAAATAGCGGAAATGCTGATAAAATAATTAAGAACTACAGAGCACTTTATGAAAATGCAAAAAATGATAATGTAAAAGAAGAGGCAGCTACTAAAATATTAGATGCACTTCTTGCACAAAATAAAGTAGAAGAAGCAATGGAAAGTGTTTCAAATGTTAAAAATGAAGAGATTAAAGGATATTACAAATCTTTAATTCTTGAAAGAGAAAATAAGAAAGAGGAAGCTATAAAAGAGTACGAAAAACTATTCCAGGGAACTAAATACAAAGAGATGGCTGGAATAAAACTTGGAGATTACTATTTTGATAAGAAAATCTATGACAAGGCAAAAATCTACTACACTGGAGTAGATGAACTTGAAAATAGTAGATATAAAGATTTTGTATTACTTCAGCTTTCCACTATTAATGAACTGCAGGGAAAAAATAAAGATGCATTGAGAGGTTATACAAAAGGATATGTAATGTATAACGGAAATTACAGTAAGATTTCAAAATTTAAAGCAGCACAAGTTGCTGAAAAACTTCAAAACAATAAAGAAGCTGAAAAACTTTATAAAGAGCTTTATGATGACAAAGACTTTGAACACAGAGATTTTGCTCTGGAGAAATTACTCTATTTCTCTTTAAAAAGACAAAATAAAGTTCAGGCTAAAAAATATTTTACAGAATTACAAAAGTTAGATAAACAAGCAGCAAGTAAATATAATCAATTTTTTAATAATTAG